A genome region from Patescibacteria group bacterium includes the following:
- a CDS encoding peptidoglycan DD-metalloendopeptidase family protein, producing the protein MINQKIKIFLVILCILGLSLNTSAVVRSMTDDQTTKEIQQLNLRIKDNQNKMQDIEREKAQYAANIAAAQAQANTLQGQMAILDNRIAAAELDIESTQNQIDQTNLRMKQINLDINNKQASIEKEKNDIAITIKLIYKEKDVSVLEALLLNNSLADFLDRIKYLEDVNEGMSESLDNLKNDEADLEKGKAELTQKNTELQTLAVSLEQNKQALESDKQDKAGVLAETQNSQAKYQSLVRQLKEQQDQANTEITNLEKTVREKLASLSQNKLELSPSGLIWPVPKNYITTYFHDPEYPFRYLFEHPGVDVRAAQGTEVVAADSGYVAHAKMNGTAYAYVMIIHGNGLSTVYGHVAKMFVKEDDYVSQGETIGLSGGTPGTLGSGPFTTGPHLHFEVRQDGVPVNPLEYLP; encoded by the coding sequence ATGATTAATCAAAAAATTAAAATATTTCTGGTAATATTATGCATTTTGGGCTTGAGCCTGAATACTTCGGCAGTGGTGCGCAGCATGACTGATGATCAGACGACCAAGGAGATTCAGCAGCTAAACCTGCGGATCAAGGATAATCAGAATAAAATGCAGGATATCGAGCGCGAGAAGGCGCAATATGCCGCCAATATCGCGGCCGCTCAGGCGCAAGCCAATACTTTGCAGGGGCAGATGGCGATTTTGGATAATCGCATTGCGGCGGCGGAGCTGGATATTGAGAGCACGCAAAATCAAATCGACCAGACCAATTTGCGGATGAAGCAGATCAATCTCGATATCAATAACAAACAAGCCTCGATCGAAAAGGAAAAAAATGATATTGCCATTACGATTAAATTAATTTATAAAGAGAAAGATGTCAGCGTCCTGGAAGCTCTATTGCTGAACAATTCGCTCGCGGATTTTCTTGATCGGATAAAATACTTGGAAGACGTGAATGAAGGAATGTCGGAAAGCTTGGATAATTTAAAAAATGACGAAGCGGACCTGGAAAAGGGCAAGGCCGAATTAACGCAAAAAAATACCGAATTGCAGACTTTAGCGGTTAGCCTCGAGCAAAATAAGCAAGCGTTGGAAAGCGACAAGCAGGATAAAGCCGGTGTCTTGGCGGAAACGCAAAATTCTCAGGCCAAATATCAAAGTTTGGTGCGGCAATTGAAAGAACAGCAGGACCAGGCAAATACGGAAATCACTAATTTGGAAAAAACTGTCCGGGAAAAGCTTGCCAGCTTAAGCCAAAATAAATTAGAGCTTAGCCCTAGCGGTTTGATTTGGCCTGTCCCCAAAAATTATATCACCACTTATTTTCACGATCCGGAGTATCCTTTCCGCTATTTGTTCGAGCATCCGGGCGTGGATGTCCGCGCCGCGCAGGGAACGGAAGTGGTGGCGGCCGATTCGGGCTATGTGGCTCATGCCAAGATGAACGGCACGGCTTATGCCTATGTTATGATCATTCACGGCAACGGCCTTTCCACGGTCTATGGCCATGTGGCCAAAATGTTCGTCAAGGAAGATGATTATGTGTCGCAGGGCGAGACGATCGGCTTGAGCGGCGGCACGCCGGGTACGCTTGGTTCCGGCCCGTTCACGACCGGCCCGCATCTTCATTTTGAAGTCCGCCAGGACGGCGTACCGGTCAATCCGCTCGAATATCTGCCGTAA
- a CDS encoding tyrosine-type recombinase/integrase: MKIILDGFIAWLKAKGYKHNTISNYFISINKFLAYLAREKINYFNFPEKNFLNFITEYTTGKSKQSKNSYIYAILKYCDFLKETKGVTIEIKNIPIERAGKKNFKRVENIDNLSSIILKNDKVTAERDNLLIMMLYETGLKTKELIKIKLGNVKNDWINIGGKIIILNKKLLKTIFNFCLKNNIKCDQYLFFSYQRRKKNFNSPITERAAQIIVKRLKEITKNDFSINDLRKSLSANIFSDNIKITSIFKHFEFPADEKSYLEF, translated from the coding sequence ATGAAAATAATACTAGATGGATTTATTGCTTGGCTCAAGGCTAAGGGATATAAACATAATACTATATCGAATTATTTTATTTCAATAAATAAATTTTTGGCTTACCTGGCAAGAGAAAAAATTAATTATTTTAATTTTCCCGAAAAAAACTTTTTGAATTTTATTACCGAATATACTACTGGAAAATCAAAGCAAAGTAAGAATTCATATATCTATGCTATTTTAAAATATTGCGATTTTTTAAAGGAGACCAAGGGCGTAACAATAGAAATAAAAAATATACCAATCGAAAGGGCAGGGAAGAAAAATTTTAAACGAGTGGAAAATATAGACAATTTATCGAGCATTATTTTGAAAAACGACAAAGTAACAGCCGAAAGAGATAATTTATTGATAATGATGCTATATGAAACTGGCTTAAAAACCAAGGAACTTATAAAAATTAAACTTGGTAACGTAAAAAATGACTGGATAAATATTGGCGGTAAAATTATAATATTAAATAAAAAACTTCTGAAAACAATATTTAATTTTTGTTTAAAAAATAATATTAAATGCGACCAATATCTTTTTTTCAGTTACCAGCGCAGGAAGAAGAATTTTAATTCCCCTATCACGGAAAGGGCCGCGCAGATTATTGTAAAAAGACTCAAAGAAATAACCAAAAATGATTTCTCAATAAATGACTTGAGAAAATCATTGTCCGCCAATATTTTTTCAGATAATATTAAAATAACAAGCATATTCAAACACTTTGAATTTCCGGCTGACGAAAAAAGCTATCTAGAATTTTAA
- a CDS encoding tyrosine-type recombinase/integrase, with protein sequence MKTIELPLIEDFLLDLKVNGYSPETIYNYERDLTVFKNFLEEEDLEFKKISKRDILNYKAYLISIDRKTPADQKTEKNLSAYSTNRMLSSLRSLFKYLIEMDYPVPLPPDAIKMSKTIKKKPQIPELSELITLIESPMKLETDKRIALRNRAIMEVLFATGMRISELVNLRQDKIDAQGRIFILGKGKKERFVYLTPRARKHLDEYLKIKGKQSPFVFIPFKGMNANNIKGAKISANYIQERIKRYRELLGINLPVSAHTLRHGFATYLAECGANPAAIQVLLGHESLDTTTRYVHASDRYAESVQKKFHPLKN encoded by the coding sequence ATGAAAACAATAGAACTTCCATTAATAGAGGATTTTCTCCTTGATCTTAAAGTTAATGGCTACTCCCCCGAAACGATTTATAACTATGAACGGGATTTGACCGTTTTTAAAAATTTTTTAGAAGAGGAGGATTTAGAATTTAAAAAAATTTCTAAAAGAGATATTTTGAATTATAAAGCTTATCTGATTTCCATTGATCGAAAGACTCCGGCCGATCAAAAAACCGAAAAAAATCTATCGGCCTACTCTACTAATCGGATGCTATCCTCTCTTCGCTCCTTGTTTAAATATCTAATTGAGATGGATTATCCTGTTCCTTTGCCGCCGGACGCGATCAAGATGAGCAAGACAATAAAAAAGAAACCGCAGATACCGGAATTAAGCGAGCTGATCACTTTAATAGAATCACCAATGAAGCTGGAAACCGATAAAAGAATCGCTTTAAGAAACAGGGCTATTATGGAAGTACTGTTTGCCACGGGAATGAGAATTTCCGAGTTGGTTAATCTGCGGCAGGATAAAATCGACGCTCAAGGAAGAATTTTTATTTTAGGCAAGGGAAAAAAAGAAAGATTTGTTTATTTGACGCCTAGAGCCAGGAAGCATTTGGATGAATACTTGAAAATAAAAGGCAAGCAATCCCCCTTTGTCTTCATCCCGTTCAAAGGAATGAACGCCAACAATATTAAGGGCGCTAAAATTTCCGCTAACTATATTCAGGAAAGAATAAAAAGATATCGCGAGCTTTTGGGAATCAATCTTCCTGTTTCCGCTCATACTTTAAGACACGGCTTTGCCACTTATTTAGCTGAATGCGGAGCTAACCCCGCCGCCATTCAAGTTCTTTTGGGCCACGAATCATTGGACACCACGACGCGCTACGTTCATGCCTCTGATCGTTACGCCGAAAGCGTTCAAAAAAAATTTCATCCTTTAAAAAATTAA
- a CDS encoding FtsQ-type POTRA domain-containing protein, protein MSLFGNYPARRHLPIDYHEKKLENPFYRRRERIMSFAGVKGKLIIGFIVLVLIFIIWFVFISHFWGIKKISISGVDQMSDADVRGLISEQMRANHFLLFPQSNLLFFSKNKFEATLQKKYHFQKIDVEKEWPDSLSIDIVNKPLACIWREGDKYYYADTDGYAVQEISPLDLKDNKYPLIVNQSTQRMYGNRIAVDPSYLNFTASLYDKFAKQMPGISIDHFIVDDDLDTIKLLTPEGLKIIFNTKDDVGKQLNNLLILKDQKLKDDFAKQKMIDLRFGDKIYYQ, encoded by the coding sequence ATGTCTCTATTCGGCAATTATCCAGCCAGAAGGCATCTGCCGATCGACTACCACGAAAAAAAGCTGGAAAATCCTTTTTATAGAAGGCGGGAAAGGATAATGTCATTTGCCGGCGTCAAAGGCAAGTTAATTATCGGTTTCATCGTCCTGGTTTTGATTTTCATTATTTGGTTCGTTTTTATTTCGCATTTCTGGGGGATCAAAAAAATTTCCATCTCCGGCGTCGATCAAATGTCCGATGCCGATGTGCGCGGCTTGATCAGCGAGCAAATGCGCGCCAATCATTTTCTGCTGTTTCCGCAAAGCAATCTGCTTTTCTTCAGTAAAAATAAATTCGAGGCCACCTTGCAAAAAAAATATCACTTTCAAAAGATCGATGTTGAAAAAGAATGGCCGGATTCGCTCTCAATCGATATTGTCAATAAGCCTTTGGCCTGTATCTGGCGAGAAGGGGATAAATATTATTATGCCGATACTGACGGCTACGCGGTGCAAGAGATCAGCCCTCTGGACCTAAAAGACAATAAATATCCCTTGATCGTCAATCAATCAACGCAACGAATGTACGGCAACCGAATCGCGGTTGACCCGAGCTACCTTAATTTTACCGCCTCGCTTTACGATAAATTCGCCAAACAAATGCCGGGGATCAGTATCGATCATTTTATCGTCGACGATGATCTGGACACGATAAAATTGCTGACGCCTGAGGGTTTAAAAATAATTTTCAACACCAAAGACGATGTCGGTAAGCAACTGAACAATTTATTGATTTTAAAAGATCAAAAATTGAAAGATGATTTTGCCAAGCAAAAAATGATCGACTTGCGCTTTGGCGACAAAATTTATTATCAATAA
- the serS gene encoding serine--tRNA ligase — translation MLDIKFIRENKEKVAEAIKNKRAEVNLDDLLALDDKRRELLGQIDVNRAKRNELAEAGKKDGKPSPEKIEEGKKLKEDIAAQEEALAIIEDEYLKTLYLIPNVAADDTPIGPDESGNVVSRRVGEPVVFDFKAKDHMELGTALGIIDTEKAAIISGSRFDYLFGGAALLQFALINFVMDTLTNEKTIGEIAKKTGNPSVKPFVPVIVPDMVKSEIMKKMDRFEPLEDKYYIKEDDLLLIGSAEHSLGPIHMDEIFDAKDLPKRYIGYSTSFRREAGSYGKDTTGILRRHQFDKLEMEIFSTADGGQQEQDFIVGVQEYLVSALKIPYQVVSVCTGDMGKPDYRQIDIECYMPGQGKYRETHTSDYMTDYQARRLNIKYKTAAGKKEFVHMNDATAFAIGRILIAIIENYQQADGSVKIPEILQKYMPGGLKIIQHK, via the coding sequence ATGTTGGATATTAAATTTATCCGTGAAAACAAGGAAAAAGTTGCGGAGGCGATAAAAAATAAAAGAGCGGAAGTGAATCTTGACGATTTATTGGCGCTTGACGACAAAAGAAGGGAGCTTTTGGGACAAATCGATGTTAACCGGGCCAAAAGGAATGAACTGGCCGAGGCAGGCAAGAAAGACGGCAAGCCATCGCCGGAAAAAATCGAGGAGGGAAAGAAATTAAAAGAAGATATCGCCGCGCAAGAAGAAGCTTTAGCAATCATTGAGGATGAATATCTTAAAACTTTATATTTAATTCCTAATGTCGCCGCTGATGATACGCCGATCGGCCCGGACGAATCAGGCAACGTGGTTTCAAGGAGAGTAGGGGAGCCGGTTGTTTTTGATTTTAAGGCCAAGGATCATATGGAACTAGGCACGGCCTTAGGAATAATCGACACGGAAAAAGCGGCCATAATTTCCGGGTCGCGTTTCGATTATCTTTTTGGCGGCGCGGCTTTGTTGCAATTTGCTTTGATCAATTTTGTGATGGATACGCTTACTAATGAAAAAACGATCGGGGAGATAGCCAAGAAAACCGGCAATCCTTCAGTTAAGCCATTTGTGCCGGTAATCGTCCCGGATATGGTCAAATCAGAAATAATGAAGAAGATGGACCGTTTCGAGCCTCTGGAAGACAAATATTACATTAAAGAAGACGATCTTTTGCTGATCGGCAGCGCTGAACACAGCCTGGGCCCGATCCATATGGATGAAATATTTGATGCCAAAGATTTGCCCAAGAGATATATCGGCTATTCGACTTCTTTTCGCCGCGAAGCCGGATCTTATGGCAAGGACACCACGGGAATCTTAAGGCGCCACCAGTTTGATAAATTGGAAATGGAAATTTTTTCCACGGCCGATGGGGGACAGCAGGAACAGGATTTTATCGTCGGCGTCCAGGAATATTTGGTTAGCGCGTTGAAAATTCCCTATCAAGTCGTTTCCGTCTGCACCGGCGACATGGGCAAGCCCGATTATCGGCAAATTGATATTGAGTGCTATATGCCCGGGCAGGGAAAATATCGCGAAACCCATACTTCCGATTATATGACCGATTATCAGGCCCGCCGCTTGAATATCAAATACAAAACCGCCGCGGGCAAAAAGGAATTTGTCCACATGAACGATGCCACGGCCTTCGCCATTGGCCGCATCTTGATCGCCATTATTGAAAATTATCAGCAGGCGGACGGTAGCGTTAAGATACCGGAAATTTTACAAAAATATATGCCGGGCGGCCTCAAAATTATTCAGCACAAATAA
- a CDS encoding NUDIX hydrolase, whose translation MHQSAGAVIKNNQGEILLIERAIFPFGWSCPSGHIEEGENPEQGMKREIFEETGLKVRKSRLLFNEFLDWNECSRGVVGHNWFLYEVSEWTGKLKKEESEVKNINWVAISELKKLKLEEAYKYWFKKLGYL comes from the coding sequence ATGCATCAATCCGCCGGCGCCGTAATTAAAAATAATCAAGGAGAGATCCTTTTGATCGAGCGGGCTATTTTTCCTTTCGGCTGGTCTTGCCCTTCCGGACATATCGAAGAAGGCGAAAATCCGGAGCAGGGGATGAAGCGGGAAATTTTTGAGGAAACTGGATTAAAGGTACGAAAAAGCCGCCTGCTTTTCAATGAATTTTTGGATTGGAATGAATGCAGCAGGGGAGTGGTCGGCCATAATTGGTTCTTATATGAAGTGTCGGAATGGACGGGAAAACTCAAAAAAGAAGAATCCGAAGTAAAAAATATCAATTGGGTAGCGATTTCGGAATTAAAAAAGTTGAAACTTGAGGAAGCTTATAAATATTGGTTTAAAAAATTAGGCTATTTATGA
- the lysS gene encoding lysine--tRNA ligase, which yields MSNEKQNGAEHTPGEREDRLKKLEELKKSGSNPFPDKSPRTHSILAALTDFSDLEAAKETIVLAGRIMIKREFGNLTFIELFDGTGKMQLAFSKKDIGLEEFKKFTKLIDMGDFIEAAGTCFVTHKGEKSLMVSSWKILAKALLPLPEKWHGLENEDERFRLRYLDLLTDPEVRDLFVKKAKFWNTVRGFMQEKGFLEVETPSLENTTGGAEANPFRTHHDDFNLDLYLRISVGELWQKRLMAGGFEKTFEIGRVFRNEGSSPDHVQEFTNLEFYWAYANYEDGMKIVQELYQKIAKDVFNTTEFKTKDQEYDLKGDWPRIDYCAKIKDETGIDVLDADVEKIKNKLAELNVKYEGDSKERLIDTLWKFCRKKIVGPAFAVNHPKLVSPLAKSLPGNPELTERFQVIIAGSEIGNGYSELNDPLEQRQRFEEQQKLIDRGDKEAMMPDWEFVEMLEHGMPPTCGFGFGERLFAFLVDKPIRECQLFPLMKPKSHNT from the coding sequence ATGTCAAACGAAAAACAAAATGGCGCTGAACATACTCCTGGCGAGAGAGAAGACCGCTTGAAAAAACTTGAGGAACTAAAAAAATCCGGCAGCAATCCTTTTCCGGATAAATCACCCCGAACTCATTCGATCCTTGCCGCTTTGACGGATTTTTCCGATCTGGAAGCCGCCAAAGAAACAATTGTTCTCGCGGGAAGAATAATGATCAAAAGGGAATTTGGCAATCTGACTTTTATCGAACTTTTTGACGGCACCGGCAAGATGCAATTAGCATTTTCCAAAAAAGACATCGGCCTCGAAGAATTCAAAAAATTTACCAAGCTGATCGATATGGGCGATTTTATCGAGGCGGCCGGCACTTGTTTTGTCACCCACAAAGGCGAAAAAAGCTTGATGGTTTCGAGCTGGAAAATTTTAGCCAAAGCTCTTCTGCCTTTGCCGGAAAAATGGCATGGTTTGGAAAACGAAGATGAACGATTTCGCCTCAGATATTTGGATCTCCTGACCGATCCGGAAGTTCGCGATCTCTTCGTCAAGAAAGCAAAATTTTGGAACACGGTGCGCGGTTTTATGCAGGAAAAAGGATTTTTGGAAGTGGAAACTCCCAGCTTGGAAAATACTACCGGCGGCGCCGAAGCCAATCCGTTCCGCACCCATCATGATGATTTTAATCTTGATCTTTATTTAAGAATTTCTGTCGGCGAGCTCTGGCAAAAAAGATTGATGGCCGGCGGCTTTGAAAAGACTTTCGAAATCGGCCGGGTTTTCCGCAATGAAGGATCTTCTCCCGATCACGTTCAGGAATTCACCAATCTGGAATTTTATTGGGCGTATGCGAACTATGAAGACGGGATGAAGATTGTCCAGGAGCTTTATCAAAAAATCGCCAAAGATGTTTTCAACACCACCGAATTTAAAACCAAGGATCAGGAATACGATTTAAAAGGGGATTGGCCCAGAATTGATTATTGCGCCAAGATCAAAGATGAGACGGGAATTGATGTTTTGGACGCGGACGTGGAAAAGATTAAAAACAAATTAGCCGAGTTGAATGTTAAATATGAAGGCGATAGCAAGGAACGCCTGATTGACACGCTTTGGAAATTCTGCCGGAAAAAGATCGTTGGCCCGGCTTTTGCGGTCAATCATCCCAAGCTTGTTTCGCCGCTGGCTAAATCACTGCCCGGTAATCCCGAGCTGACCGAGCGTTTTCAGGTCATTATCGCCGGTTCGGAAATTGGCAATGGCTATTCGGAATTGAATGATCCGCTGGAACAGCGCCAGCGCTTTGAGGAACAGCAAAAATTGATCGACCGCGGCGACAAGGAAGCGATGATGCCGGATTGGGAATTCGTGGAGATGCTCGAACATGGCATGCCGCCTACCTGCGGGTTTGGTTTTGGCGAACGCTTATTCGCCTTTCTGGTCGATAAACCGATCCGCGAATGCCAGTTATTTCCGCTGATGAAACCGAAATCGCATAACACATAA
- the greA gene encoding transcription elongation factor GreA produces MPDQIISQEGFNKLQEELDLAVNVKRKEIADRIEKAKELGDLSENAEYHEAKDAQAFNDGRIIELSNLLKNLTVVESDGHGNGNGKAAMGSKIKAQNVKTGEEKNFSIVSFNEAAPGEGKISNESPLGMAFLGRKKGDEVIVETPKGEMKYKILGIE; encoded by the coding sequence ATGCCCGATCAAATCATTTCTCAAGAAGGGTTTAATAAATTGCAGGAAGAGTTGGATCTCGCGGTTAACGTCAAGAGAAAAGAGATCGCTGATCGGATCGAGAAAGCCAAAGAGTTGGGCGATTTAAGCGAGAACGCCGAATATCATGAAGCCAAAGACGCGCAAGCCTTTAATGACGGCCGGATCATCGAGCTCTCGAATCTGTTAAAAAATTTAACTGTCGTGGAAAGCGACGGTCATGGCAATGGCAATGGCAAAGCGGCCATGGGTTCGAAGATCAAGGCGCAAAACGTGAAAACCGGCGAAGAAAAGAATTTCTCGATCGTCAGTTTTAACGAAGCGGCTCCGGGCGAAGGCAAGATCTCCAACGAATCGCCGCTGGGCATGGCTTTCCTGGGGCGCAAGAAAGGGGACGAAGTAATAGTGGAAACACCAAAAGGGGAGATGAAATATAAAATATTGGGGATTGAATAA
- a CDS encoding O-antigen ligase family protein, translated as MEDLKKIFNPAFYFIILVIAIVELMSFFGHLFLDIDHWVFALVVLLTLILSLVNIKYGVWIILLELFIGSQGYLLHLDLGTVKISLRIALWLVVISVWSKDFLFALLDKQKKQHSIFLQTNFFKTANFSYFLILGFFLVLGVLIGYFRGNDWQNIFFDANGWLFFLLIFPFYETFFNPAIAGDRPFAPVWRLLAAGTAWICFKTFLLFFFFTHAFPDSSIWHWLLTDRIYQWVRDTLVGEITVMPNGFVRIFMQSQIYVLLSLFLGLFAVNHFWEEIKKSRRKIIFAAAAGTAMIGTLAISFSRSFWVGAAAVFIFYAWLTAKNYGWKKLFSLISLLFISLIASLALIFAVARFPFPQPSIDFDITRALADRAGKISNEAALASRYSLLPPLWQKISNDPVWGDGFGTTITYRASDPRILAASPGGTYTTYAFEWGWLDIWLKLGLFGLLAYLLLIGKVIKDAWKIKTWLAWGLSAGLLLITIVSFFSPYTNHPLGIGFLLLAAAAIYHERRGACACS; from the coding sequence ATGGAAGATTTAAAAAAAATTTTCAATCCCGCGTTTTATTTTATCATTTTGGTAATCGCAATTGTCGAATTAATGTCCTTTTTCGGGCATCTTTTTTTAGATATCGATCATTGGGTTTTTGCTTTGGTAGTTTTGTTGACCTTGATCTTGTCGCTCGTTAATATCAAATACGGCGTTTGGATAATTTTGTTAGAATTGTTCATCGGCTCGCAAGGCTATCTTCTGCATCTTGATCTTGGGACGGTAAAAATATCTTTGCGCATCGCTTTATGGCTGGTGGTAATTTCGGTTTGGAGCAAAGATTTTTTATTCGCTTTGCTGGACAAACAAAAAAAACAGCATTCGATATTCTTGCAGACTAATTTTTTCAAGACGGCTAATTTTTCTTATTTTCTGATCCTTGGTTTTTTTCTCGTCTTGGGCGTCCTGATCGGATATTTCCGCGGTAATGACTGGCAAAATATTTTTTTTGACGCCAACGGCTGGCTGTTTTTCCTTTTGATCTTTCCTTTTTATGAAACTTTCTTCAATCCGGCGATCGCCGGCGACCGGCCCTTTGCGCCGGTTTGGCGCCTGCTGGCCGCCGGCACGGCCTGGATTTGTTTTAAAACTTTTTTATTGTTTTTCTTTTTCACTCATGCTTTTCCCGATTCGAGCATTTGGCATTGGCTTTTAACCGATCGGATATATCAATGGGTGAGGGACACGCTGGTCGGAGAAATAACAGTGATGCCCAACGGCTTTGTGCGAATTTTTATGCAGTCGCAGATCTATGTTCTGCTCTCGCTGTTTCTCGGTTTGTTCGCCGTCAACCATTTTTGGGAAGAAATCAAGAAAAGCCGGCGCAAGATTATCTTCGCCGCCGCCGCCGGAACGGCGATGATCGGAACATTGGCGATCAGTTTTTCCCGCAGTTTTTGGGTCGGCGCCGCGGCCGTTTTCATTTTCTACGCCTGGCTGACCGCTAAAAATTATGGCTGGAAAAAACTTTTTTCCCTGATCTCGCTTCTTTTTATTTCCTTGATCGCGAGCCTCGCGCTTATTTTTGCCGTGGCCCGTTTTCCTTTTCCCCAACCAAGCATCGATTTTGACATTACCCGGGCCCTGGCCGATCGCGCCGGGAAAATTTCCAATGAAGCCGCTCTGGCTTCGCGCTATTCCTTGTTGCCGCCTTTATGGCAAAAAATCAGCAATGATCCGGTTTGGGGCGATGGTTTTGGTACGACGATCACTTACCGCGCCAGCGATCCGCGCATTTTGGCTGCCAGCCCGGGCGGAACCTACACCACCTATGCTTTCGAATGGGGCTGGCTGGATATCTGGTTGAAGCTTGGCTTGTTCGGCCTGCTCGCTTATTTATTACTGATCGGTAAAGTCATTAAGGATGCCTGGAAAATTAAAACTTGGCTCGCCTGGGGATTAAGCGCCGGCCTCTTGTTGATAACTATTGTCAGCTTCTTCAGCCCTTACACTAATCATCCTTTGGGAATCGGCTTTTTATTGCTGGCCGCGGCCGCGATTTATCATGAGCGGAGGGGGGCTTGCGCTTGTTCCTAG
- a CDS encoding glycosyltransferase family A protein — MISVIIPAYNQGEKLRCCLYSVLVQSYKDFEVIAVNDGSTDNTAEVIDSFKDKFKLAEISYRSIEQANKGAPNARNHGFQASKGDYLFFCDADVVLDRNCFWEMINALKNHPEAAFVYCSFKWGDKLFKLQDFDAKKLRQMPYISTMSMIRAKNFPITGWDENLKKFQDWDLWLTISEQGDKGIWIDKPLFSACTGGTMSSWLPSVAYKFLPFLPTVKKYNLAVRIVKEKHGLLLPKKEKK, encoded by the coding sequence ATGATCAGTGTCATCATTCCCGCCTATAATCAGGGTGAAAAATTAAGGTGCTGCCTTTACAGCGTTTTAGTGCAAAGTTATAAAGATTTTGAAGTTATCGCGGTTAACGACGGCTCGACCGATAATACCGCCGAGGTCATTGATTCGTTTAAGGATAAATTTAAATTGGCGGAAATCAGCTATCGATCGATCGAACAAGCGAATAAGGGCGCGCCCAATGCCCGCAATCACGGTTTTCAGGCTTCAAAAGGGGATTACTTATTTTTTTGCGACGCCGATGTTGTTTTAGACCGCAATTGCTTTTGGGAGATGATCAACGCTCTGAAGAATCATCCCGAAGCCGCCTTTGTTTATTGTTCTTTCAAGTGGGGCGATAAACTTTTCAAACTGCAAGACTTTGACGCGAAAAAATTAAGGCAGATGCCTTATATTTCCACGATGTCGATGATCCGCGCGAAAAATTTTCCGATCACCGGCTGGGACGAAAATCTGAAGAAATTTCAAGACTGGGATCTATGGCTGACCATCAGCGAACAGGGTGACAAGGGGATTTGGATCGACAAGCCGCTTTTTTCCGCTTGCACCGGCGGGACCATGTCCAGCTGGCTGCCGTCGGTCGCCTATAAATTTTTGCCATTTTTGCCAACAGTTAAAAAATACAATCTGGCGGTGCGGATCGTCAAAGAAAAACACGGTTTGCTGTTGCCGAAAAAAGAAAAGAAATAA